The genomic segment TTTTAAAGATAGTAGTTTATACACAGTTCTGAGTAAGAACGTCCAATAGTTTTCATAATAGGATCGTACAATAAAGCCAACTAAGCCACAATGCGAGATTGCTATCCGTATTGTGGTCTTCTTTTACCCATGTCCCTGTTTTAATGCTTGAAGAGTAGCCCCACTCGGTAAAAACGGTATACTTATCTCGTTATACGTATCAGGAATTAGAACTGAACCCCCAGATTTTGATGGCACAAATGAACATCGTATTTGGAACCGTGACCATCGTTCTGGCTATTGGAACGGGTGGGGGATCGTTGTATGTCTTAGCAATAGCGGATGGCGTTCTAGTCGCGGCAATGGTTACGGTGAATGGAATGAAGGCGTACGCCTTGTCTCACGGTAATGTAGTTACACCCCTATTGGATCTGGAGCAGAAAATACTGGATGACCTAGGAATAACCTTGGCGGTCGTGAATTTAGCGCTCCTGCTGAAGCATGGTGTATATACGGTAGCGAACAAGATGGCGAATGGTCGGAATATAGCAGCGGTGGATGATGCTTGGAAAGCGTTCAAGCTAGATAATGTCACACCGCCTAAACCGATGGAACCGCCTGCGCCGCCGAAAACGAAAGGACCTTCAAAAGGCGGTCCTGGTGTAAATCAACCGATTGATGAGTTTGATGATGCAGCGATTTATCAGGGGGCAGGTAAGGGTAGACCGGAGCCTTCGAATGCAACGGGTGGGACAGTTGAGGGGCGGGACAATTCTGCAAAGATCCCTAGAAATGGATCAGAATGGGATGGAGATTTTCGTTCAAAATATGGCGATCAGAGTGTGGACTGGAAAACGAATTCAGAATACAAACTATATGGTGAAAAACATATTCCTTATACACCTAAAATTAGACCAAATGCTATAATTACAAAGCCTTCATTACCTAAGGGTGGCAAACCAGAAGGAAATTATGCTAAAGATACAGGTAAAGATGCTCGAGGATTAAAAAGACAAAATGAAGCTGCTGATGTTCTTGCAGAACAAGGATATCGTACAATAATGCTTGACGAAGTCCCCAATGGAAATGCATTTGATGGAAATGGCTATGGCATTGATCCCTCTAAAAGTCCAGACTTTATAATTGAAGGACAAGTATTTGATTGTTATGCTCCAGATAAAGGTACTAGTTTACAGAATATTCTTACTACACTCAGAAGTAAAACTACAAAACAAGCTAGAAGAATCGTATTAAATTTAAATGATTATCCTGTTGAAAAGAGGCGAGAACTTATTGATTATTTAATAAGTCAGACACACAAGGATTTAAAACATCTAGACGAACTATTAATCATTGAAGGTCGTCAAGTAACAAGAGGGTATTGGAGGTTTGATTAAAATGGATTTTAGGGTATCTATTGGTTCTGATTTGCCTAGAGAAGCCTTGCGAAAGATACTTTACGATATGATATGCGAAGTGTTTTTTGTAGAATTAATTAATTATGAAGTGGAAGTAAGGGATCGATCTGGTGCTCAGCAAGTGAGTATTGGTTGCACTTATTTTTCACTAAGTATAGATTTAGATGAAGAAGAAGACTATATTAAACGCTTTCGAGAGATGAATCTCGAAGATCATGGAGTAGATACAAATGTTCCTATTAGTTTTCAATTTATATCGCGTACTTTTGATATTGGGTGGTTAAAGATGCTTGAAGTTATTGGGAAACTACTGCAGTTGAACGATAAGGATTTGGTTGTTGAAGATGATACCTCCTATCCATTAATAAAAAGGGTTAAAGGGAGTTTACTGATCAATACCCATTTAGATGAATATCAAACGAGTTATTTGGCTAAGGAAGATTTAGAACTACTGAACTACCCCTATCTAGAAGAGGATTTTTTTAAAGATAGAGAGTAAAAAAGCAGCCACTCTTTATTTGCTGAATAACAGGAACATTCAATCCTGTGAATGAGAGCCAAAAATGAGTGGGAGAAGAACAGTTTTGCAGCACAGGCTGCAAGCTGTTCTTTTTCTATAAAAGTCGAAATTGCACGGAGTATCTATAGCAACAGTATTTAAATAGCTAATTTTAAGAAGGCAGGTGTTGAAATGGGAGAGCAGTCGAATGATTTAGCAAAAGTTATGGAGAAGATTAATAGAGTTCGATTAGAAGAAGGAATACTGGATTACTTAGAGATAGGCGGGCTGGATCTATCTTTTTCAGACTTATCAGAGCTAAGGGCAGATCGAATAATGGCTCATGGTACGAACCTGCGAGGCTCTGAGCTACTGCGTGTCTCCTTGCGTGATTGTGAATTTGGCAAGGCACATCTGGAAAGCTGTAATTTGGAGGAAGCGGATATCGCTGATTGTGTATTGAGCGAGGCGAACCTGCGTAAAGCTCAGATGAAGTATGCACAGATAAAAATAAGTACGTGTATAGAGACTTGTTTTGACGAGGTGGATTTTTACCATGGCCATTTATCTGGAACGACTTTCAATGGAGCTGCATTTCGCCAGGCGAATCTAATGGGAATTATTGCAATCGGGGCCTATTTTGATGAAGCCATCTTTTCTGGTGCTGTTCTCATAGATGGAAACTTTGAAGGATCTGATTTCATTAAGGCTAATTTATCCGAAGTACAAGCTAGGAATGCGAATTTTTCAGGAGCTGATTTAACTGGAGCTACACTATGGAATGGTCATTTTGAAGCAGCTGACTTTACAAATGCTAAACTTGACGATGTGATTTGGAAAGGGGCTAACATAGAAGGAGCTAAGTTCGATAAAGGTGTTAGAGAACAAATCTTAAAACAGCTGTAAAAGGTATGATCATGCTGTGGACTACTGGCGATGATGCCACCACCTCAGGCTGTATCCCTGATAAAGCCGCAGTTTTAGTCATGAATACATATAACGAAAGGTCCAAACAAAATGGAAAATAAAATAACCGCAAGCTATAATGCCATTCAACAGGATTTAGTTCAACAAATTAAGTTGGAAAATCATTTTAAAATAGAAGATATTAAGCTCATTGCCGGAGTGGATCTAGCGTACTGGGAGGAAGCTGGAAAGACAATTGCAGTGTGCTGCATATGTGTCGTAGATTTTCTGACGAAAGAGGTTGTGGAAATACAGTCATTAAAAGCTGAAGTTAAGGTGCCTTATATACCGGGCTATTTATCTTTCAGAGAATTGCCTTTAATTATCGAAACCTTTAAGCTGCTGACTAGCGATCCAGATATGATCATGTTTGATGGCAATGGATATTTGCACCCTAGAAATATGGGAATCGCCACACATGCGTCCTTCCATCTGAATAAACCGACGATAGGCATGGCGAAAACTTATTTGAAAATCGATTCGGTTGATTTTGATATGCCGGCGAATGAAGCAGGGGCGTTCACCAATATTGTAATTAACAACATCGTATATGGACGAGCGCTAAGAACGCATAAAGACGTGAAGCCTATTTTTATTTCATGCGGCAATTGGATCGATATAGATACAGCGACCGCCGTCACGCTAGCGTTAATTAATAAAGAAAGCAGACTGCCTATACCTGTAAGACTGGCGGATTTAGAAACTAAAAAAAAGAGAGAGCATTTTAGATAGCATATGAAAAGGCTCGTTCCACTTGGGCTTCAAGTAGGAATAAGCCTTTTTTTAGAATAGCTTTAGAAAAGCCTTTATTTATTCAAAACGCTATCCTCCAGCATCGAATACTTATCGCCATAAATTCGGATAATATGCTCTTCTCCCCAGTTGCAGAGGGCGCTCAAAATGCTATCGAGGCTGAGTCCGTATTCGGTCAGCTCGTATTCGACTTTAGGCGGCACCTGATTATACGTAATCCGGTTCACGATTCCATCGTCCTCCAGCTCGCGGAGCTGCTGAGTGAGCATTTTTTGCGTAATGCCTGGCATGAGCCGTTTCAGCTCGCTTGTCCGCTTCTTGCCGTGGGTGAGATGGCACAGAATGACGCATTTCCATTTCCCTCCGATAACCTCAAGCGTCGCTTCTACGGAAATATTGTATTTCTTCTTCGTCATGCTGCTCCTCCTTGCTGATCGGTATTTATGGGTACTTTTTAGTGCCTACAGTACTGAAAAGTACGTACTATTCATTTGGATAGATATAACCTATCATAGCATTTATCGATCCATTGCGGCTACTCGCGAAGTGAACCGTACCCAATAGATACACGACAGGATAGGAGGCAATATAGCATGACTATTAATCAAAAAAGAAGCATATTGGCATTGCTGGCTCTCGCCGTTAGCGCCTTTGCCATTGGTACCACGGAATTTATAAGCGTCGGGCTGCTGCCGCTGATTTCAGAGGACTTGCAGGTATCGCTGCCGACAGCGGGGCTAACTGTTTCCCTTTATGCACTAGGTGTAACGATTGGAGCTCCCATTCTTACATCTCTAACGTCCAGCTTGTCACGCAAAACGCTGCTCATGTGGATTATGCTCATCTTCATTATCGGCAACAGCTTAGCGGCCGCATCGGCTAGCATTGAGGTGCTGCTGATTGCGCGCATCGTATCGGCTTTCTCGCATGGCTTATTTATGTCGATTGGCTCGACGATTGCGGCTGATCTTGTTCCGGCGAACCGCCGTGCCAGCGCGATTTCGATTATGTTCAGCGGATTGACCGTTGCGACGGTAACCGGTGTGCCGCTCGGTACATTTATCGGCCAGCTGTGGGGCTGGCGTACGGCTTTTGTCGCTATCGTAATTGTCGGCGTTCTTGCGTTTATCGCGATCATGCTGCTCATTCCAGGCGATTTGCGCAAAGGGGCTCGTTCTTCCTTTAAAGATCAATTGCAACTGGTCAAAAATGGCCGGCTATTGCTGCTGTTCGCCATCACCGCCTTGGGCTACGGTGGCACATTTGTCGTATTCACTTATTTATCCCCGCTATTGCAGCAAATAACCGGATTTAAATCGGGAACGGTCACGGTTATTTTGCTCGTATACGGTATTGCGATTGCGCTCGGTAATATGATTGGCGGAAAGCTTGCCAACCGCAACCCGATTGTTGCTTTGTTTTATATGTTTATGGTGCAGGCCGTTGTGCTCGTTATCCTGACATTTACGGCGCCTTTCAAAATCATCGGTCTAGTGACGATTATTGCGATGGGACTGCTGCATTTTATGAACGTGCCGGGTTTGCAGGTGTACGTTGTAATGCTGGCCGAACGGTTCGTGCCGCGTGCAGTTGATGTGGCCTCGGCGATCAATATTGCTGCCTTTAATGCAGGCATTGCCATCGGCGCTTATCTTGGCGGCATTATTGCTGCTTCCATCGGGCTTATTCATACGACCTGGATCGGCGCGTTGATGGTGCTCGGAGCGGTGCTGCTGAGTGGGTGGAGCATGGCGCTGGAGCGCAACGATCAGAAGGGAAGTCAGAAAGCAGCGTGATTTTAGCGGGAGTAAACAATCTGAAATAATAACAGGGCTGTCCATCCGTCAGTAAAAACAGCTCATCATTAAATGGATTATGGATGGAATTAGAAGCCCCTTAGGGTCGGGAAGTTAGAAGTAGAAAAGGCATAAAATTGATAAGCGGACGCCCATTTGCTATCATAAATAATAAGGGACTGACCAAAAGAACAAATCGGTCATTTCGTTTGTTTTCAACATTTTTTGCGTTCAATTATGGGCAATGAGGGAGAGTGAAGCATGTCAACGATCGAGGTACACACGAAGGATGGCGCGGTTAAAGGGCAGCAGTTAAACGGAGTTTCCGTTTGGAAGGGAATTCCCTATGCCAAGCCGCCAGTAGATGAGCTGCGATTTGCAGCGCCTGTTCCGCCTGAGCAGTGGGAAGGCGTC from the Paenibacillus sp. BIHB 4019 genome contains:
- a CDS encoding pentapeptide repeat-containing protein produces the protein MGEQSNDLAKVMEKINRVRLEEGILDYLEIGGLDLSFSDLSELRADRIMAHGTNLRGSELLRVSLRDCEFGKAHLESCNLEEADIADCVLSEANLRKAQMKYAQIKISTCIETCFDEVDFYHGHLSGTTFNGAAFRQANLMGIIAIGAYFDEAIFSGAVLIDGNFEGSDFIKANLSEVQARNANFSGADLTGATLWNGHFEAADFTNAKLDDVIWKGANIEGAKFDKGVREQILKQL
- a CDS encoding endonuclease V; protein product: MENKITASYNAIQQDLVQQIKLENHFKIEDIKLIAGVDLAYWEEAGKTIAVCCICVVDFLTKEVVEIQSLKAEVKVPYIPGYLSFRELPLIIETFKLLTSDPDMIMFDGNGYLHPRNMGIATHASFHLNKPTIGMAKTYLKIDSVDFDMPANEAGAFTNIVINNIVYGRALRTHKDVKPIFISCGNWIDIDTATAVTLALINKESRLPIPVRLADLETKKKREHFR
- a CDS encoding helix-turn-helix domain-containing protein; amino-acid sequence: MTKKKYNISVEATLEVIGGKWKCVILCHLTHGKKRTSELKRLMPGITQKMLTQQLRELEDDGIVNRITYNQVPPKVEYELTEYGLSLDSILSALCNWGEEHIIRIYGDKYSMLEDSVLNK
- a CDS encoding MFS transporter; translated protein: MTINQKRSILALLALAVSAFAIGTTEFISVGLLPLISEDLQVSLPTAGLTVSLYALGVTIGAPILTSLTSSLSRKTLLMWIMLIFIIGNSLAAASASIEVLLIARIVSAFSHGLFMSIGSTIAADLVPANRRASAISIMFSGLTVATVTGVPLGTFIGQLWGWRTAFVAIVIVGVLAFIAIMLLIPGDLRKGARSSFKDQLQLVKNGRLLLLFAITALGYGGTFVVFTYLSPLLQQITGFKSGTVTVILLVYGIAIALGNMIGGKLANRNPIVALFYMFMVQAVVLVILTFTAPFKIIGLVTIIAMGLLHFMNVPGLQVYVVMLAERFVPRAVDVASAINIAAFNAGIAIGAYLGGIIAASIGLIHTTWIGALMVLGAVLLSGWSMALERNDQKGSQKAA